One Brassica napus cultivar Da-Ae chromosome A1, Da-Ae, whole genome shotgun sequence genomic region harbors:
- the LOC106390802 gene encoding putative pentatricopeptide repeat-containing protein At3g16710, mitochondrial isoform X1: protein MRSSIATWSASIAKRFLLILHRHRLHIEAAPSSRLCGSRAFSNHRDTPRSDLHNLHLDEALELFTRMSHSRPLPSLGDFTRLLTAIAAMEDEEERYDVVVSLFDQMRRIGVSPLLYTCNIVINSLSQSSRPYYTAFAFLGKMLKLGFEPDVFTFTSLISGLCYRNRVDDAVALFVKMVEIGCSRPNVVTYTTLIHCLCKNRHVDHAVELFNQMERDGVRANVVTYNSLVKCLCGCGRWGHAALLLRDMMERRIRPNVITFSALIDAFAKAGKVLDAVELFDVMREMSIEPNVFTYNSLINGFCKHGRLEEAMSMFNLMERKGCVPDIVTYTTLIHGFCKSKRVEDSVRVFNEMSLKGLAANTVTYTVFIQGYCLVGKPDVAQEVFNQMGFSHNAPPDIRTYNVLLDGLCCNGKVEKALMIFEYMRKREMDVSIVTYTIVIQGMCKVGKVEDAFDLFCSLFSKGVKPNVVTYTTMITGFCRRGLIHEADALFRKMKQDGFLPNERVS, encoded by the coding sequence ATGCGTAGTTCCATTGCGACTTGGTCCGCGTCGATAGCGAAAAGGTTCCTTCTTATTCTTCATAGGCATCGCCTGCATATAGAAGCTGCTCCCTCCTCTAGACTCTGTGGTTCACGAGCTTTCTCTAATCACCGAGATACTCCGAGAAGCGATCTCCACAATCTCCACCTCGACGAAGCTCTTGAGCTATTCACCCGCATGTCCCACTCCCGCCCCCTCCCTTCCCTGGGCGATTTCACCAGACTACTCACCGCAATCGCCGCAATGGAGGACGAGGAGGAGAGATACGACGTCGTGGTCTCTCTCTTCGACCAGATGCGAAGAATCGGAGTCTCGCCTCTTCTCTACACTTGCAACATCGTAATCAACTCTTTATCCCAATCCTCTCGGCCTTATTACACAGCTTTCGCCTTTCTTGGGAAGATGTTGAAGCTTGGGTTCGAGCCTGACGTGTTCACGTTCACTTCTCTGATCAGTGGTCTCTGTTATAGGAATAGAGTTGATGACGCTGtagctttgtttgttaagatGGTGGAGATCGGGTGTAGTAGGCCTAATGTTGTCACCTACACGACTCTGATTCACTGTCTTTGCAAGAACAGACACGTGGATCACGCGGTGGAACTATTCAACCAGATGGAAAGGGACGGGGTTCGAGCCAATGTTGTTACTTACAACTCTTTAGTAAAATGTCTTTGCGGTTGTGGTAGATGGGGTCACGCAGCTCTGCTTCTGAGAGATATGATGGAGAGGAGAATCCGCCCGAATGTGATCACTTTCTCCGCGTTGATCGACGCGTTTGCGAAAGCTGGGAAGGTTCTGGACGCTGTGGAACTGTTCGACGTGATGAGGGAGATGTCTATAGAGCCTAACGTTTTCACTTACAACTCTTTGATCAATGGGTTTTGCAAGCACGGTCGTTTAGAAGAAGCTATGAGTATGTTTAACTTGATGGAGAGAAAGGGCTGCGTGCCGGATATAGTGACTTATACTACTCTCATACATGGATTCTGCAAGTCCAAGAGGGTAGAGGACAGTGTGAGGGTCTTTAACGAGATGTCCCTGAAAGGATTAGCTGCCAACACAGTCACTTACACGGTCTTTATCCAAGGCTATTGTCTAGTTGGCAAACCTGATGTTGCGCAAGAAGTGTTCAACCAGATGGGTTTTTCTCACAATGCGCCTCCCGATATCAGGACCTACAACGTGCTGCTAGATGGTCTGTGTTGTAACGGGAAAGTAGAGAAAGCGTTGATGATATTTGAGTACATGCGGAAGAGAGAAATGGATGTTAGTATTGTTACGTATACTATTGTGATTCAAGGGATGTGCAAGGTTGGTAAGGTGGAAGATGCTTTTGATTTGTTCTGTAGCCTTTTCTCCAAGGGAGTGAAGCCTAATGTTGTAACGTACACTACAATGATAACGGGATTTTGTAGGCGGGGACTAATCCATGAAGCTGATGCGTTGTTTAGGAAAATGAAACAAGATGGGTTCTTACCAAATGAGCGTGTGTCTTAA
- the LOC106408869 gene encoding RING-H2 finger protein ATL2-like has protein sequence MNSNEHNPMDQWPGENISDSPNYDTNGKAKLVTIVTLSTIAIIVALSYLYDRWHRRRSRNMVSLATNPSHTGLDPAVVKTLPVFTFSGSTHKDPTECAVCLSEFEEGESGRGLPGCKHAFHVECIDMWFHSHSTCPLCRSLVEPPATTTLEERPRRSFSEFEDDLTRDLSSTRMSSCQIVMTESDIELGEKR, from the coding sequence ATGAACTCCAACGAGCATAACCCGATGGACCAATGGCCCGGGGAAAACATCTCCGATTCTCCAAATTACGACACGAATGGCAAAGCCAAGCTAGTCACCATTGTAACCCTCTCCACAATAGCCATAATAGTGGCCCTCTCCTATCTCTACGATCGCTGGCATCGCCGCCGCAGTCGTAACATGGTTTCCTTGGCCACCAATCCTTCTCATACCGGCCTAGATCCCGCCGTCGTGAAAACTCTCCCTGTTTTCACTTTCTCCGGCTCAACTCACAAGGATCCGACTGAATGCGCCGTTTGTCTTTCTGAGTTCGAAGAGGGAGAGTCGGGTCGGGGTTTGCCCGGGTGTAAACACGCTTTTCATGTTGAGTGTATTGATATGTGGTTTCATTCTCATTCAACTTGTCCTCTCTGCCGCTCTCTCGTCGAGCCTCCTGCAACCACGACATTGGAGGAGCGTCCTAGGAGGAGTTTCAGCGAGTTCGAAGACGATTTGACACGGGACTTATCGTCTACTCGGATGTCAAGCTGTCAAATAGTGATGACCGAATCGGATATCGAGCTTGGAGAGAAGAGATAA
- the LOC106419012 gene encoding probable acylpyruvase FAHD2, mitochondrial, with protein MATSMIQRMFKQGTKIVGVGLNYASHAKELGNALPKDPIVFLKPTSSYLENGGTIEIPHPLDSLHHEVELAVVIGHKARDVPERLAMDYIGGYAIALDMTAKEHHVSAMASGLPCTLAKAQDTFTPISSVLPKAMVVDPNNLELWLKVDDEIRQKGWTKDMIYKVPYLISYISSVMTLFKGDVILTGTPEGIGPVKIGQKITAGITGLSEVQFSVGRRVRPLLSS; from the exons ATGGCGACTTCGATGATCCAGAGGATGTTCAAGCAAGGCACGAAGATCGTCGGCGTTGGTCTCAATTACGCTTCACACGCCAAAGAGCTTGGCAACGCACTCCCAAAG GACCCGATTGTGTTCTTAAAGCCAACATCTTCCTACTTAGAAAACGGTGGAACGATTGAGATCCCACATCCTCTGGACTCACTTCACCATGAGGTGGAACTCGCTGTAGTGATCGGACACAAGGCTAGAGATGTCCCTGAACGTTTAGCCATGGATTACATCGGAG GATATGCGATTGCTCTTGATATGACTGCTAAGGAACACCACGTTTCTGCCATG GCATCTGGTCTGCCGTGTACACTTGCTAAAGCACAGGATACCTTCACTCCCATCAGCTCTGTT CTACCAAAGGCAATGGTGGTTGATCCCAATAACCTGGAACTCTGGCTTAAG GTTGATGATGAGATAAGACAAAAGGGTTGGACAAAGGATATGATCTACAAGGTCCCGTACCTCATCAGCTACATAAGTTCTGTAATGACCCTTTTCAAAGGAGATGTCATCTTGACAG GTACACCAGAAGGTATAGGACCTGTTAAGATTGGTCAGAAGATAACCGCTGGAATCACTGGTCTTTCTGAAGTTCAGTTTAGTGTCGGTAGGCGTGTAAGACCATTGTTGAGCTCCTAG
- the LOC106390802 gene encoding putative pentatricopeptide repeat-containing protein At3g16710, mitochondrial isoform X2 gives MRSSIATWSASIAKRFLLILHRHRLHIEAAPSSRLCGSRAFSNHRDTPRSDLHNLHLDEALELFTRMSHSRPLPSLGDFTRLLTAIAAMEDEEERYDVVVSLFDQMRRIGVSPLLYTCNIVINSLSQSSRPYYTAFAFLGKMLKLGFEPDVFTFTSLISGLCYRNRVDDAVALFVKMVEIGCSRPNVVTYTTLIHCLCKNRHVDHAVELFNQMERDGVRANVVTYNSLVKCLCGCGRWGHAALLLRDMMERRIRPNVITFSALIDAFAKAGKVLDAVELFDVMREMSIEPNVFTYNSLINGFCKHGRLEEAMSMFNLMERKGCVPDIVTYTTLIHGFCKSKRVEDSVRVFNEMSLKGLAANTVTYTVFIQGYCLVGKPDVAQEVFNQMGFSHNAPPDIRTYNVLLDGLCCNGKVEKALMIFEYMRKREMDVSIVTYTIVIQGMCKAGTNP, from the exons ATGCGTAGTTCCATTGCGACTTGGTCCGCGTCGATAGCGAAAAGGTTCCTTCTTATTCTTCATAGGCATCGCCTGCATATAGAAGCTGCTCCCTCCTCTAGACTCTGTGGTTCACGAGCTTTCTCTAATCACCGAGATACTCCGAGAAGCGATCTCCACAATCTCCACCTCGACGAAGCTCTTGAGCTATTCACCCGCATGTCCCACTCCCGCCCCCTCCCTTCCCTGGGCGATTTCACCAGACTACTCACCGCAATCGCCGCAATGGAGGACGAGGAGGAGAGATACGACGTCGTGGTCTCTCTCTTCGACCAGATGCGAAGAATCGGAGTCTCGCCTCTTCTCTACACTTGCAACATCGTAATCAACTCTTTATCCCAATCCTCTCGGCCTTATTACACAGCTTTCGCCTTTCTTGGGAAGATGTTGAAGCTTGGGTTCGAGCCTGACGTGTTCACGTTCACTTCTCTGATCAGTGGTCTCTGTTATAGGAATAGAGTTGATGACGCTGtagctttgtttgttaagatGGTGGAGATCGGGTGTAGTAGGCCTAATGTTGTCACCTACACGACTCTGATTCACTGTCTTTGCAAGAACAGACACGTGGATCACGCGGTGGAACTATTCAACCAGATGGAAAGGGACGGGGTTCGAGCCAATGTTGTTACTTACAACTCTTTAGTAAAATGTCTTTGCGGTTGTGGTAGATGGGGTCACGCAGCTCTGCTTCTGAGAGATATGATGGAGAGGAGAATCCGCCCGAATGTGATCACTTTCTCCGCGTTGATCGACGCGTTTGCGAAAGCTGGGAAGGTTCTGGACGCTGTGGAACTGTTCGACGTGATGAGGGAGATGTCTATAGAGCCTAACGTTTTCACTTACAACTCTTTGATCAATGGGTTTTGCAAGCACGGTCGTTTAGAAGAAGCTATGAGTATGTTTAACTTGATGGAGAGAAAGGGCTGCGTGCCGGATATAGTGACTTATACTACTCTCATACATGGATTCTGCAAGTCCAAGAGGGTAGAGGACAGTGTGAGGGTCTTTAACGAGATGTCCCTGAAAGGATTAGCTGCCAACACAGTCACTTACACGGTCTTTATCCAAGGCTATTGTCTAGTTGGCAAACCTGATGTTGCGCAAGAAGTGTTCAACCAGATGGGTTTTTCTCACAATGCGCCTCCCGATATCAGGACCTACAACGTGCTGCTAGATGGTCTGTGTTGTAACGGGAAAGTAGAGAAAGCGTTGATGATATTTGAGTACATGCGGAAGAGAGAAATGGATGTTAGTATTGTTACGTATACTATTGTGATTCAAGGGATGTGCAAG GCGGGGACTAATCCATGA